From one Tumebacillus amylolyticus genomic stretch:
- a CDS encoding TIGR02679 family protein, whose protein sequence is MEDQMREMVTLFSHPGFQRLVEAAERKWVSLGRFSGQVQVPNLTDVESQKISGLLGTFFPPEATATIKLSALENKLLSSRWAVGLETLVPLVTGRPLISKKQRQGMKASSWDEFCESVHRSCKREESAAWWNGIWKGSAAGSRAVRNSFDENREGTASWVSLCVRALDELPCWLGITERLPVFANRLSGDPHAFDADRIVGRWLYQALCTILELDAESAAEWKREVWQEAGVLLDEVSSFVTAVGLRTIPGDAWEAFFSKAIAVRMPLLLPLAFFQKKVGWEIRDRVFVVENPAVFETILDRWPDGRELPVLVCTSGQPSVAALRLLDALWVQGAEIWYSGDFDSKGIEMACSLQKRYGDQFVAWRMGSAEYLSVERGVAIEMEYMAAHLQMKVPWDDQLAEAMRARREKVFQESLVSLLLADLVGETKTVGG, encoded by the coding sequence ATGGAAGATCAGATGCGCGAGATGGTGACGCTTTTTTCACATCCAGGATTTCAGCGTTTGGTTGAGGCGGCGGAGCGGAAGTGGGTGTCGTTGGGGCGCTTCTCCGGACAGGTACAAGTGCCAAATCTGACGGATGTAGAAAGTCAGAAGATATCGGGATTGCTCGGTACGTTTTTTCCGCCTGAAGCGACGGCGACGATTAAGCTTTCGGCGTTGGAAAACAAACTGTTGAGTTCTCGTTGGGCCGTCGGATTGGAGACCTTGGTGCCGCTTGTGACGGGACGTCCTTTGATTTCAAAGAAGCAACGCCAAGGCATGAAAGCGAGCTCGTGGGACGAATTTTGCGAATCTGTGCATCGTTCTTGCAAACGCGAAGAGAGCGCGGCTTGGTGGAACGGTATTTGGAAAGGTTCGGCCGCCGGTTCGCGGGCGGTCCGAAACTCTTTTGACGAGAATCGAGAGGGGACTGCTTCTTGGGTGTCGCTTTGCGTTCGGGCGCTTGACGAGCTTCCGTGTTGGCTGGGGATAACGGAACGGTTGCCGGTGTTTGCAAATCGGTTGAGCGGTGACCCGCATGCGTTCGATGCAGATCGAATTGTGGGGAGATGGTTGTACCAAGCGCTTTGTACGATTTTGGAACTTGATGCGGAGAGTGCGGCGGAGTGGAAGCGTGAGGTGTGGCAGGAAGCGGGGGTACTGCTTGATGAGGTATCTTCTTTTGTGACGGCGGTTGGGTTGCGTACCATTCCGGGGGATGCATGGGAGGCGTTTTTTTCAAAAGCGATTGCGGTGAGGATGCCACTTTTGTTGCCGTTGGCTTTTTTTCAGAAAAAAGTGGGCTGGGAAATACGGGATCGGGTGTTTGTTGTAGAGAACCCGGCTGTGTTTGAAACGATTTTGGATCGATGGCCGGATGGAAGGGAGTTGCCCGTCCTGGTTTGTACGAGCGGGCAACCTTCTGTAGCAGCATTACGGTTGTTGGATGCCTTATGGGTCCAAGGCGCGGAGATTTGGTATAGTGGGGACTTTGATTCTAAAGGGATTGAAATGGCTTGTTCGTTGCAGAAGCGCTACGGAGATCAGTTTGTAGCATGGCGTATGGGAAGCGCAGAATATCTGTCGGTGGAACGGGGAGTAGCTATTGAAATGGAGTATATGGCTGCTCATTTGCAGATGAAGGTTCCTTGGGATGATCAATTGGCGGAGGCGATGAGGGCGCGGCGAGAAAAGGTATTTCAAGAGTCGCTGGTCTCCTTGTTGTTGGCTGATTTAGTGGGAGAAACGAAGACGGTTGGAGGGTGA